DNA from Streptomyces rishiriensis:
CCGGCGGGATCACCGTGGTCCGGTCGCCCGCGTAGATCGTCTTCGTGGTGCTGAGGACGGCGCCGCCGTCGCCGTTGCCGGCGATCTGCTTCTCCTCGACCGCGCGGGCCAGACCGTCGAAGGCGGTGCGGGTCTGGGTCTCCACCGACAGCGCGTCGGCGGGCTTGAACAGCTCGGTGACGGGGCTGCCCGTGCTGTAGTACGGGGCGAACGTCTTGGCTGCGAGGCCGCGTTCGTCATAGAAGACGTCGGAGATGATCCGGCCGCCGTCCGGGCCCGGTGCCTGGGACTGACGCTCCCGCAGGAAGCCGTCGTACAGCTTGAACGACGTGATCTGGCCACCCTCGTTGTTCAGCAGCCTGGTCGCGACGGCGACCGGCTTGCCCTCGGTGACCGTGTAGCCGTACTCGTACGTCGGCACGCCGCTCGTGGCGCGGTCGGCGAGCCAGACCTTGGTGGAGCGGCCGAGGGCGTCGTAGGCGTAGTTGGTGACGTTGCCGTTGGTGTCGGTCTGCTTGAGGAGCAGTCCGCGCAGCGGGTCGAGCTCCTTGACCGTGGTCTGGGCGGTGGCCGGGACCGCCGGGTCGGCGGGCGGGGTGGTGGTCTTGGTCTGGGTGGGCAGTCCTGTGGTCGGGACGAACGCCGTCGTGGTGGTACGGCCGTCCGAGCGCACGGTGCGTACGGGGGCGGCGTCGCCGGTGACGGTGATGTCGGCCGTCAGGTCGGTGACCGTCAGCTCGCGACCGTAGTCGTCGTAGGTGGCGCCGGCCTCCAGGTAGGTCGCCTTGGTCCCGTTGTGGCTCTTCAGGGGCGCGGTGCCGGTGGGGTCTCCCTTGGTCGGCGCCGCGCCGTAGGCGCCGCCGTCGTAGGCGGTGCGGATGTCGTCGATGACGTCCTTGCTCCGGTCGACCGCGGCGTCACACGCCTTGGCGACGGTCTCCACCCGGGAGGGCAGCACCAGGATGTTCTTGTCGGTATTGGTGGCGTACGTGGTCCGGACGCACTGGTTGTCGGTGGCCGTGGCGGTGTCGCCGCGGTCGTCGACCTGGGTGACCCGGCCGGCGACGGTGTCGTGGGTGGCGGAGCTGGAGGTGCTGCGCCACTTGACGCCCGCGCCGTCGTCCAGGGAGGTCCAGGCCTGGCTTTCGGAGACGCCGGTGAGGTCGGCGGTGACGGTGCCCCAGTCGCGCGTCTTCTTCGCCGTCTCATGGTGCCAGGGCCGGTTGACGGTCTTGGCGACCACCTTGCCGCCGGGACGGTCGAAGGCGGCGGTCCTGTACTCCAGGCCCGCGGCCGAGGCGTGGTCGGTGATCGGGTCGCCCTCACCGGAGTCGAGGGAGACGGTCACGGACTTGGTGCCGCCCGTGGTGTCCTTGCGGTCGCCGTCCATGCCGCGCAGGAACCAGTGGTCCTCCTGCGACTTCATGGCGGCCGCGCCGCCCTGTCCGCCGTTCTTCACCCGGACGTGGCCGTAACCGCGCCACTGCGACCAGGTCTTGTACTTCTCCTTGGTGAGGCCGTCGTCGTCGTCGAAGTGCCAGGCGGCGCCGTCGAGGTACTCGTAGGCGGTCACCTGGTCGGGGGCGCCGCCGGTGCGGTCGGTCGCGACGACGGAGGTGACGACGTACTTGTTGAACCACTCGCGGTCGGGGGCGTCGGTGCTGTCGCCGCCGATGAACTGCGGGAAGCAGCGCGTGGTGTTGGTCTGCGGGGTCGGCAGGGCGTCCGCGTCGCAGGCCGGCGCCGAGTAGCCGGCGTCGATCTGGCCGCCGGACTCGTCGGCCACGGTGGACAGACGCGCCTTGATGAAGGGGGCGTAGCCGTCGCCGATCCGGTCCAGCCGGTTGGCGAGCTGGGTGTAGGCGAAGGTGGTCTTCGGCAGGGTGATCGGCGTCGTGCCGGTGTGGCCGGTGTGCTGCACGCTGTCGAGGAGCAGCTGGGGTAGTCGGTGTCGGCCATGCCCCAGCGCTGGCCGAGCTTCCAGGAGTCGACCTTGCCGTAGGTGCCGTCGGCCTTCAGCAGCTGGGTGGTGACCGCGGTCAGCCGCTTACGGGTCCAGAAGGAGGGCGACAGACGGCCGTCGTCGCACTTGGTCTCGGCCTTGCAGTTGAGGTCCCACGGCGTGTCGTACCAGTAGGACGCCTTGGCGTCGATGGTGTCCACGGCACAGGTCACGCCGTCCTGCGGCAGGCACCGCTCGGCGTTCTCGAAGACGACCTGGGCGGCGGGCTTGTCCGCGAACATCCGCGAGGACCGCAGCCCGTAGTCGATGCGCTCCAGGTAGCCGCCGCGGGTGTACGGGGTGTCGTCGTCGGCCTTGAGGTTGCGGCCGTAGGAGTTGGCCTCCTTGACGTAGTGGTAGCCCATCGCGTTGCCGTGGGTGTCGACGACGTAGTCGAGGTTCCACCGCCAGGCCTGCTGGCACCAGGATCCGGCGAAGTCGGAACCATGGCACGGCTCACCCGTGTTGTTGCCGTAGACCGGCACGGTCCAGGTGGAGTCGGTGCTCTCCTTGCCGCTCGTCCAGCCGGGCAGCCGGTGGTAGCCGAAGAAGTAGGCGGTGCCGTCCGGGGTGGTCACCCGCCAGTACTCGCCGTCGTCGTCCCCGTTGCCACGGGCGGTGTCGGTCAGCCGGGCGACGCGGGTGCCGTCGTCCTGCTTGAGCCTGAACTCGTCCTCGCCCGCGGGGACGAGCTCGCCGCCCTTGCCGTTGAAGGAGATGAACGCGTTGTCGTAGGACCAGCACAGGTCGCCCGGCTTGCCGCCGTCGGCCTTCTTCTCGCCGTCGTCGGCGCAGGGCTTGTAGCGGCGCTCGATGAAGCCGGGCGACAGGTCGAAGCCGTCGCCCACCCAGGAGCCCTGGTTGTTGGTGCCGCCGGTGCGGCCGTCGATCGAGCCCGAGGAGTAGTCCAGGCTCACGTCCGGCGTGAGGTCGCCGGGCACGTCGGGCGCCGGCATGTCGTACGACCAGGTGAAGTCACCGGTGTTGAGATTGGTGGTCCAGGTCGCCGACGGGGACAGGGAGGTGGCCTTGAAGTCGCCCTTCTCGCCGCCGGTCTCGGCGGCTGCGGCCAGGACCGTCATGCCGCTCGATCGCAGACTCACCGTGTTCGCGGTGAGGGTCTGCCGGTCGGTGTCGTTGGCGGCGGCGACCGGGGTGGCCGTGCGGCACTCGTCCTTCGCGGGTGTGGTGAGGGCGCAGGCGGGCAGTTCGACGAGGTTCAGCCGGGAGGCGTAGCCACCGCCGTAGGCCTGGGCGAAGTCCCCGTAGTCCACGGTGACGGCGACCTTGCCGGCTTCGGCCGGCGTGGTGCCGGCCGGGGTGAGGCCCTGGGGGCGGTCCTTGGCCTCCAGGGTGAACAACAGGCCGTCCACACCGGCGCGTCGGGCCTGCTCAGAGCCTCGCACCGCGGCCTCGACCGTCCCCTGTACGGATTCCCGGGCCTTCTTCACCGGGGCGATCGTCAGCGGCAGCGCACCGGCCCGCTGCGCGGTGGGGGCCTTCTTCGTGGTGCGTCCGGGCAGCTCCACCGTGGCGGTGCCGGCCTCGGGCCAGGAGCCCTTGGGCTTCTGGCCCGGCGTCTTCGGGCCGCGGGTCAGGGTGCGGGGCCTGACCTTGACGCCCTCGGTGCCGGAGACCGTCTTGTCGGCCTTGGGCACACCGGGCAGGGGATGGCCGTCCGCGGCCTGGGCGGGCGAGGCCGCGGCCTGGATCAGTCCGCCGAGCATCAGGGCCGACACGACCAGGGACACCGGTCGGTGCAGGGCTGTGGGAGAGAAACGTGGGGGTTTGCGTCTCATGCGTATGCCGTCCGTCGCTGCGTGGCGCCGGGCCCGCCCGTGGCGTGGCCCGGCGTCGCTGTTGGATGCGGAGTGCGCCGAAGGGCGCGGGAAGCCGGGGAGTACGGGCGGTGCGCGCGGGGTCGTCCCGGCGTCACCGCCCGTGCGACGTCAGCTGCCGGCCGGGACCTGGGTGGGCACGTCGAACCAGGAGCCGGAGAGCTCGCCGACCTGGCTGTCGTCGAGCGCCCCCTGGAAGAACCAGACGTCGTCGATCACGCCGGGGAAGTACTCGGCCCCCGTGGCGCCGGTCTTCGTCCGTCCGACCTGGAGCGACTTGCCGGCCTTGGTGGTCAGCATGTTCTCGCCCCAGGCGATCATGTCCTGGCAGGAGGTTTCGTCCGCCGTGCCGTCACCGTCGGCGTCCTCGCAGGCGGCCTCCTGGAGCACGCCGTTGACGTACAGGCGGGCCTGCTTGGCGAAGCCGTCGTAGACCAGGGCCAGGTGGTTCCAGTCGGTCACACCGCTGAACTCCGTGTTGGCCAGGCGTGCCGTCGTGGCGTCCGAGGCGTCCGCGTTCGGCAGTTCGATCTCCCAACTGCCCAGACCCTCAGGATCGTTCGCGTCCGGGACGAAGTGCACCGCGAAGGGACTCCGGCTGGCGCCCTCCGCGCTGACCACCGCCGCGTTCTGGGTGGGGATCGACGCGGCCTGGGCCCAGGCGGTGACGGTGAAACTGGCGCTCGTGTCGACCGGGACCGCCGGAGCACTCGCGTAGCCGGCCTTGCCGTCCAGCTCCAGGCCGCCCTCCATGAACCCGGCGCCGATCTTCGCGCCGCCCGCCAGTGACAGGGCGGCCGTCCGGCCGGCGTCGTCCGGCGAGGCGGAGCCGGTGGTGGCGTCCAGCTTCCAACGGGCGTTGAGCAGCGCTCGCTGCTTGAACAGCTGCTGCACCTCGTCGGCCGACACCGGCCGGTCGAAGAGGCGCACGTCGTCGATCTGGCCGGGGAAGAAGGACGTGGTCTTGCCCTCGAACGCGCTGGCGCCGATCTGTACCGCGCCCCCCGCGTACCAGGTCGAGGGCAGGGCGGTGGTGCCGGCCAGGGTGCCGTTGACGTACAGCGAGAGCTGGCCGGCCACGGTGTCCTGGACGCCGACCAGGTGCGTCCACTCACCGCCGTAGGCGGTGGTGCCCTCGGGCTGCATGGCCCGCACCACCGTGGAGTCGGCGGTGTCGGCGCTGTGCTGGTTGAACACCCAGCGGTCGTAGGAACTGGAGTAGTACAGCTCCGGGCCCGTCACCACGTCACCGGTCTGCGAGGCGACGCTCGCGGCGTGCGTGGGTTTGGTCTTCGTCAGCTTCACCCAGGCGGAGACGGCGAAACTGTACGAGGTGTTGATGTGCGGACCGCTGGTGGCGGCGTAGTCGTCGGTCCCGTCCAGCGTCAGCGCGTTGCCGTCGACGCCGGGCGAGCCGGCGGTGGCGCCGCCCTTGAGGACCGCGGGGTTGACATCGGCACGGCCGCTCAGGGCGGTCGCGTCGGCGGCCTCGTCCAGGTGGAAGACGGCGCGGGCCGGGCGTCCGGCACCGATCGCGTTCGAGCTGAACAGGCCGGCCACCTCGCCCGCCGACAGCGGCTTCTCGAAGGTCTTCACCTCGTCGATGGCGCCGGGGAAGGGCGACGCCGGCGTGTCACCGAGGAAGCTGCCGCCGATCGTCATGCCGCGCCGCGCGTTCCACGGCGTGGAGTAGGCCGTGGACCCGGCCAGCGTGCCGTTGACGTAGAGCTTCAGCAGTTTCTCCCCGGCGGCGTACTCACCGACCAGATGGGTCCATTCCCCGGCCTTGACCCCGCCCGCGGCGGCCTGCATGGCCCGTACGGGGGTGCCGGCGGTGCTGTCGGCGCTGTACTGGTTGAACACCCAGCGGTCGTAGCCCTTGGAGTAGTACAGCTCGAAGCCGGGCGCGTTGTTGCCCCGCTGGGAGGCCACGACCGCCGCGCCGGACGGCATGGCGGACAGCTTCACCCAGGCCGACACCGAGAAGCTGACGTCGGTGTCGATGGTGGCGACGTCGCCGGCGGCGTAGTCGTCGACGCCGTCGAACTGCACCGCGGTGCCGAACCTGCCCTCGACCCCCGGTGTCGGGTTGCCGTACAGAGCGGCGCTCTGCTCGGGTGCGCTGCCCGCCGCCTCGGTGGCGCCGGCCGCCTCGTCCATCCCCCAGTCGGCGCGCTCGAGCTGCCCCGCCTTCACCCGGAACTGGTAGGTACGGATCTCGGAGCCGTTGCCTGCCGCGTCGAACGCCCGGGCGGTGACGAAGTTGAGGCCGGACCTGGCCGGCAGCATCCTCGCGATCTTCGCCGCGCCCGCGGACGTGGTGATCGCGTTCTTCGACGAAGGATCGCCGTTGATGCCGAACCAGTACTTCGTCACGTCGGTGTCGGCGGCCTTGAGCTGGAACGAGCCGTACTGGCCGACGCCGTCGAACCACGGGTCGTCCGGGTTCTCCGGGTCCGAGGCCGGATACTCGGCGGACGTGACGACCGGGGCCTTCGGGACCTTGGTGTCGTAGGTGAAGTAGCAGCCCGTCGGATCGCCCGCGCTGGACCACGGGGAGTACTGCGCCCCGTCATAGCTGCGCGCGTACCAGCTGATCTGCTTGTTCTCGGGCAGCGAGGAGGGCAGGGTCAGCGAGAAGCTCGAGCCGGACTTCTTCAGGCTGGTCCGGGCGGGCTTCCAGCGGGGGATCACTCCCTTGCCGTCGCCGGAGTCCCAGGCCGCCTCGATCTGCACGCCGACGGTGTCGCCGTCCGGGTCCGTGACGCCGTTGGCGTAGATCTTGCCGAGGGTGCGCACGCGCGGTGCGTCGGCCGGGCGCTTGCAGGTGCCGCCGTACTCCATGGTGAGCTGCGACATCTTGATCTGCGACGGCGGACGGTTGTACTTCACCCGCAGATACGCCTTGTCAGAGAACCGCTTCCAGCCGTAGATGTCGCTCTCGCTCGCGGCCTGCATGCCGAACGTCATCGTCGACGACTTGGCGTTGGCCGCCGTCTGCACGGCGGACCTCACGTCGAACTCGGCGTCCTTGGCCGAGCAGCCCTCGTAGCCGTAGGCGAAGGAGTCCGTCTTCAGCTTGTCGATCCAGAAGCCGGACGCGTTCTGCGAGTTCCAGGTGGTCGACGCGGAGATGTCCTTCGTGCGCCACAGCTCCACGCTGCGCGCGCCGCACGACGCGGACCACACGTTCCGTACGACGAACTCGGCGGACAGGACGGTCTTGCCCGCGAACTTCGACACCGGGATGCGGTAGAAGAGCCGCTTGGTGTCGTTCGGCTGGCAGTAGGCCCAGCCGCAGTAACCGAGGCCGGCGTTGTTCTCGCCGTTGAACTTCCACTGCGGTGACGAGGCCCAGTACTTGGACGCCATCGTCCACGCGGCGGCGCGCGGCGAGTACCACTGGGGGTCGATGAACACCGGGTAGGTGGTGTCCTCGCCCTTCAGCACGTCCGCGTCCGGGGTCAGGACCAGCTCCCCGCCGCCGGC
Protein-coding regions in this window:
- a CDS encoding LamG-like jellyroll fold domain-containing protein; amino-acid sequence: MRGRVLTRRHARTSALALALVTAMGIGVTPVTAAVPAAPTAPARTKTTAGNGATTTQDALTEAKRSGKSVEVGSLRSESSDVYATPDGNLEAREYLRPVRTRVGGEWKPVDTDLVKTSEGTVAPGATTVGLEFSAGGDAPLVRMEKAGRELALSWPGELPAPVLDGATATYRDVLPGVDLRMGAQEDGFTQLLVVKSAQAASDPELTRLRLKLSAEGMNVRETSEGGLEAVDQGAGSAVFEAPKPVMWDSSTREPAQRSGAPRASAPAKGATPAGKAALPAGKATPSGETLPAGKASPTGRALAGRAAPAEASAGGEQTTATGVSGQTGAAGEEPAAGESARLAPVGVDIPAGGGELVLTPDADVLKGEDTTYPVFIDPQWYSPRAAAWTMASKYWASSPQWKFNGENNAGLGYCGWAYCQPNDTKRLFYRIPVSKFAGKTVLSAEFVVRNVWSASCGARSVELWRTKDISASTTWNSQNASGFWIDKLKTDSFAYGYEGCSAKDAEFDVRSAVQTAANAKSSTMTFGMQAASESDIYGWKRFSDKAYLRVKYNRPPSQIKMSQLTMEYGGTCKRPADAPRVRTLGKIYANGVTDPDGDTVGVQIEAAWDSGDGKGVIPRWKPARTSLKKSGSSFSLTLPSSLPENKQISWYARSYDGAQYSPWSSAGDPTGCYFTYDTKVPKAPVVTSAEYPASDPENPDDPWFDGVGQYGSFQLKAADTDVTKYWFGINGDPSSKNAITTSAGAAKIARMLPARSGLNFVTARAFDAAGNGSEIRTYQFRVKAGQLERADWGMDEAAGATEAAGSAPEQSAALYGNPTPGVEGRFGTAVQFDGVDDYAAGDVATIDTDVSFSVSAWVKLSAMPSGAAVVASQRGNNAPGFELYYSKGYDRWVFNQYSADSTAGTPVRAMQAAAGGVKAGEWTHLVGEYAAGEKLLKLYVNGTLAGSTAYSTPWNARRGMTIGGSFLGDTPASPFPGAIDEVKTFEKPLSAGEVAGLFSSNAIGAGRPARAVFHLDEAADATALSGRADVNPAVLKGGATAGSPGVDGNALTLDGTDDYAATSGPHINTSYSFAVSAWVKLTKTKPTHAASVASQTGDVVTGPELYYSSSYDRWVFNQHSADTADSTVVRAMQPEGTTAYGGEWTHLVGVQDTVAGQLSLYVNGTLAGTTALPSTWYAGGAVQIGASAFEGKTTSFFPGQIDDVRLFDRPVSADEVQQLFKQRALLNARWKLDATTGSASPDDAGRTAALSLAGGAKIGAGFMEGGLELDGKAGYASAPAVPVDTSASFTVTAWAQAASIPTQNAAVVSAEGASRSPFAVHFVPDANDPEGLGSWEIELPNADASDATTARLANTEFSGVTDWNHLALVYDGFAKQARLYVNGVLQEAACEDADGDGTADETSCQDMIAWGENMLTTKAGKSLQVGRTKTGATGAEYFPGVIDDVWFFQGALDDSQVGELSGSWFDVPTQVPAGS